Proteins encoded within one genomic window of Variovorax sp. OAS795:
- a CDS encoding CsgG/HfaB family protein → MRFTTRFPFAAVAAGALLLTGCATTDMQMGSQSAKTMATGSAAGSATAGESGQLERCESPLGTVSLIENVNSGWYTVLTGEYRLPPTANLLRLLVQQSNCFVVVERGAAGMNAMTRERALQQSGEMRGGSNFGRGQMVASDYGLSPEIVFSNSDAGGIGGALGGLVGGGRGRALAAVGGSMQTKEASALLTLIDNRSGVQVAASEGSASKTDFGAFGSVFGGRAGGGLGGYTNTAQGKVIAAAFMDAFNQMVRSLRNYKAQTVRGQGLGGGGRLGVDGGAAPSQTYVPPEPPPARRRK, encoded by the coding sequence ATGAGGTTCACCACAAGGTTTCCATTCGCGGCCGTGGCTGCGGGCGCGCTGCTGCTGACGGGCTGCGCCACCACCGACATGCAGATGGGCAGCCAGTCTGCCAAGACCATGGCCACGGGCAGCGCCGCAGGCTCGGCCACCGCGGGCGAGAGCGGCCAGCTCGAGCGCTGCGAGTCGCCGCTCGGCACGGTCTCGCTGATCGAGAACGTGAACTCCGGCTGGTACACCGTGCTCACCGGCGAATACCGCCTGCCGCCCACGGCCAACCTGCTGCGCCTGCTGGTGCAGCAGTCGAACTGCTTCGTGGTGGTCGAGCGCGGCGCGGCCGGCATGAACGCCATGACGCGCGAGCGCGCACTGCAGCAGTCGGGTGAGATGCGCGGCGGCAGCAACTTCGGCCGCGGCCAGATGGTGGCGTCCGACTACGGGCTTTCACCGGAGATCGTGTTCAGCAACAGCGACGCCGGCGGCATTGGCGGCGCGCTGGGCGGTTTGGTGGGCGGCGGCCGTGGGCGGGCCCTGGCGGCCGTCGGGGGCAGCATGCAGACCAAGGAAGCGAGCGCGCTGCTCACGCTCATCGACAACCGCTCCGGCGTGCAGGTCGCGGCTTCGGAAGGCAGCGCCTCCAAGACCGACTTCGGCGCCTTCGGCTCGGTGTTCGGCGGCCGCGCCGGCGGCGGCCTCGGCGGCTACACCAACACGGCGCAAGGCAAGGTGATTGCCGCTGCCTTCATGGACGCCTTCAACCAGATGGTCCGCTCGCTGCGCAACTACAAGGCCCAGACGGTGCGCGGCCAGGGCCTGGGCGGCGGCGGCCGGCTCGGCGTGGATGGCGGCGCGGCGCCATCGCAAACCTACGTCCCGCCGGAACCGCCACCGGCGCGCCGCCGCAAGTAA
- a CDS encoding FAD-linked oxidase C-terminal domain-containing protein, which translates to MNAPTQTSHLMPELHLRDVPDSLIEGLKARFGANCSTAMAVRTQHGRDESSFDAPPPSAVIFAESTQDVADAVKLASEHSVPVIPFGVGSSLEGHLLAVQGGISIDVSRMNKVLSVNADDLTVTVQPGVTRKQLNEEIKSTGLFFPIDPGADASIGGMTATRASGTNAVRYGTMRENVLALEVVTAAGDVIRTGTRAKKSSAGYDLTRLMVGSEGTLGVVTEVTLRIYPLPEAVSAAICSFPSIEAAVRTTIETIQLGVPIARVELIDVNTVRMVNAYAKLNLREEPMLLMEFHGSPAGVKEQAETVQELASGHGGNAFEWASTPEERTRLWTARHNSYFAAVQSRPGCRVISTDTCVPISRLADCLLDSVAEADASGIPYFLVGHVGDGNFHFGYLLDPNIPEERVKAEELNHALVSRALALEGTCTGEHGVGLHKMDFLVTEAGVGAIDMMRTIKRALDPKNIMNPGKIFAL; encoded by the coding sequence ATGAACGCCCCGACCCAAACCTCGCACCTGATGCCGGAGCTTCATCTGCGCGACGTGCCCGACAGCCTGATCGAAGGGCTGAAAGCACGCTTCGGGGCGAATTGCTCCACCGCCATGGCGGTGCGCACGCAGCATGGGCGCGACGAGTCCTCGTTCGACGCGCCGCCGCCTTCGGCCGTGATCTTCGCCGAGAGCACGCAGGACGTCGCCGATGCCGTGAAGCTCGCGAGCGAGCACAGCGTGCCGGTCATTCCCTTCGGCGTGGGCTCGTCGCTCGAAGGCCATCTGCTCGCGGTGCAGGGCGGCATCAGCATCGACGTGTCGCGCATGAACAAGGTGCTGTCGGTCAATGCCGACGACCTCACGGTCACGGTGCAGCCCGGCGTCACGCGCAAGCAGCTCAATGAAGAGATCAAGAGCACGGGGCTGTTCTTCCCCATCGACCCGGGCGCCGATGCGTCCATCGGCGGCATGACCGCCACGCGCGCGAGCGGCACGAATGCGGTGCGCTACGGCACCATGCGCGAGAACGTGCTGGCGCTCGAGGTGGTCACGGCCGCTGGCGACGTCATTCGCACCGGCACGCGCGCCAAGAAGTCGTCTGCGGGCTACGACCTCACGCGCCTCATGGTGGGCAGCGAGGGCACGCTGGGCGTGGTCACCGAAGTCACGCTGCGCATCTATCCGCTGCCCGAGGCGGTGTCGGCCGCCATCTGTTCGTTCCCGAGCATCGAGGCCGCGGTGCGCACCACCATCGAGACGATCCAGCTCGGCGTGCCGATCGCGCGCGTGGAGCTGATCGACGTGAACACGGTGCGCATGGTGAACGCCTACGCCAAGCTCAACCTGCGCGAAGAGCCGATGCTGCTGATGGAATTCCACGGCTCGCCGGCCGGCGTGAAGGAACAGGCCGAGACCGTGCAGGAGCTCGCCAGCGGCCACGGCGGCAATGCCTTCGAATGGGCCAGCACGCCGGAAGAACGCACCCGGCTGTGGACCGCGCGGCACAACAGCTACTTTGCGGCCGTGCAGTCGCGCCCGGGCTGCCGCGTGATCTCGACCGACACCTGCGTGCCCATCTCGCGCCTGGCCGACTGCCTGCTCGATTCCGTGGCCGAAGCCGATGCGAGCGGCATCCCCTACTTCCTGGTCGGCCACGTGGGCGACGGCAATTTCCACTTCGGCTACCTGCTGGACCCGAACATCCCCGAAGAGCGCGTGAAGGCGGAGGAACTGAACCATGCGCTCGTGAGCCGCGCGCTGGCGCTCGAGGGCACCTGCACCGGCGAGCACGGCGTGGGGCTGCACAAGATGGACTTCCTGGTGACGGAAGCAGGCGTGGGCGCGATCGACATGATGCGCACGATCAAGCGTGCGCTCGACCCGAAGAACATCATGAACCCCGGCAAGATCTTCGCGCTCTGA
- a CDS encoding ParB/RepB/Spo0J family partition protein, with protein MATKKPKGLGRGLEALLGPTAGHAADNAGTEEGAVAQNPTTLMLDQMVAGVYQPRTRMDEGALYELAESIKAQGIMQPILVRRLDSASAEAKNAEFEIIAGERRFRAARLAGLDRVPVLVRDVPNESAAAMSLIENIQREDLNPLEEAQGLQRLVAEFGLTHEAAAQAVGRSRSAASNLLRLLNLAEPAQQMLMAGDIDMGHARALLSLDRGTQITAANQIAAKKMSVREAEALVKRLAAEFTLTPSRRSNDGEKSRDLQRVEEELADLLTAEVEVRIKKRSKRGGKVEESGELAIHFGSIEALNGLIERIRRTA; from the coding sequence ATGGCGACCAAGAAACCCAAGGGCCTGGGACGCGGCCTCGAGGCGCTGCTCGGACCGACCGCCGGCCATGCTGCCGACAACGCGGGCACGGAAGAGGGCGCGGTCGCACAGAACCCGACCACGCTCATGCTCGACCAGATGGTGGCCGGGGTCTACCAGCCGCGCACCCGCATGGACGAAGGCGCGCTGTACGAGCTTGCCGAGAGCATCAAGGCGCAGGGCATCATGCAGCCGATCCTGGTGCGCCGCCTCGACAGCGCATCGGCCGAGGCCAAGAACGCCGAGTTCGAAATCATCGCTGGCGAGCGCCGCTTCCGCGCCGCGCGCCTCGCGGGTCTCGACCGCGTGCCGGTGCTGGTGCGCGACGTGCCCAACGAGTCCGCGGCCGCCATGTCGCTGATCGAGAACATCCAGCGCGAAGACCTGAACCCGCTCGAAGAAGCCCAGGGCCTGCAACGTCTGGTGGCTGAGTTTGGGCTCACTCACGAAGCTGCCGCCCAAGCCGTGGGCCGTTCGCGCAGCGCCGCCAGCAACCTGCTGCGGCTGCTGAACCTGGCCGAGCCGGCGCAGCAGATGCTGATGGCCGGCGACATCGACATGGGCCACGCCCGCGCGCTGCTGTCGCTGGACCGCGGCACGCAGATCACCGCCGCCAACCAGATCGCCGCCAAGAAGATGTCGGTGCGCGAAGCCGAGGCACTGGTGAAGCGGCTCGCGGCCGAGTTCACGCTCACGCCATCGCGCCGCAGCAACGACGGCGAGAAGTCGCGCGACCTGCAGCGGGTCGAAGAAGAACTGGCCGACCTGCTCACCGCCGAGGTCGAGGTCCGCATCAAGAAGCGCAGCAAGCGGGGCGGCAAGGTCGAGGAAAGCGGCGAACTGGCCATCCACTTCGGCTCCATCGAGGCCCTCAACGGGTTGATCGAACGCATCCGCCGAACGGCCTAG
- a CDS encoding LysE family transporter: MFGIADYGAFVAAIVLFLLIPGPGNLALITSTSKGGIRGGLAATMGVILGDQVLMWAAVAGVSAVLAAYPAAFKAVQWLGAAYLAWLGARMLLAKPGAAPILNIRPSHFLRQALAITLLNPKAIVFYMAFFPLFVDPARHQGVVTFGAMAVTIAVLTFLYGLTSTLLTHFLAERIRANPRISGALEKLAGVFLIAFGVKLAISR; encoded by the coding sequence ATGTTCGGCATTGCTGACTACGGCGCATTCGTCGCCGCCATCGTCCTCTTTCTTCTGATACCCGGCCCGGGCAACCTGGCGCTGATCACTTCGACCAGCAAAGGCGGGATTCGCGGAGGATTGGCGGCCACGATGGGCGTGATCCTCGGAGACCAAGTCCTGATGTGGGCCGCCGTGGCGGGCGTCTCGGCCGTGCTGGCGGCCTATCCCGCGGCGTTCAAGGCTGTGCAATGGCTTGGGGCCGCCTACCTGGCATGGCTGGGCGCCAGGATGCTGCTGGCCAAACCTGGCGCAGCCCCGATCCTCAACATCCGCCCCAGCCATTTCCTGCGCCAGGCGCTCGCGATCACCTTGCTGAACCCCAAGGCGATCGTGTTCTACATGGCCTTTTTCCCGCTGTTCGTCGATCCCGCCCGCCACCAGGGCGTGGTCACTTTCGGCGCCATGGCCGTGACCATCGCGGTGCTGACCTTCCTGTATGGGCTGACGTCGACGCTGCTCACGCATTTCCTGGCGGAGCGCATTCGCGCCAACCCGCGTATTTCTGGCGCACTCGAGAAGCTCGCGGGCGTTTTCCTGATCGCATTCGGCGTCAAGCTCGCCATTTCCCGCTGA
- a CDS encoding GDSL-type esterase/lipase family protein has protein sequence MKRRHLFHLLAGASTAAALAACGKRKPSAAALKPGARVLALGDSLTAGYGAPPDAAWPVKLGELTGWQIDNAGVNGDTSAGALERLPSLLQAGSYDAILIGIGGNDMLRGVPPAATRENLAALVTQARAHTPRVALLATPAPDAMRAVVGSLSDAPFYGEVAKSGQALLVANVYSSVLSDASLRSDRIHANAAGYAEVAQQLAKQFKAAGWR, from the coding sequence ATGAAGCGACGACACCTTTTCCACCTGCTGGCGGGCGCATCCACAGCCGCCGCGCTGGCCGCCTGCGGCAAGCGCAAGCCCTCCGCCGCCGCATTGAAACCCGGCGCCCGCGTGCTCGCGCTGGGCGACAGCCTCACGGCGGGCTACGGCGCGCCGCCCGATGCGGCGTGGCCGGTGAAGCTCGGCGAACTCACCGGTTGGCAGATCGACAACGCGGGCGTCAATGGCGACACCTCGGCCGGCGCGCTGGAGCGCCTGCCATCGCTGCTGCAGGCAGGCAGCTATGACGCGATCCTCATCGGCATCGGCGGCAACGACATGCTTCGCGGCGTGCCGCCCGCAGCGACGCGCGAAAACCTCGCGGCGCTCGTGACCCAGGCCCGCGCGCACACGCCACGTGTCGCACTGCTGGCGACGCCCGCGCCCGATGCAATGCGCGCGGTGGTCGGCTCGCTGAGCGATGCGCCGTTCTACGGCGAGGTCGCGAAGTCGGGACAGGCGCTGCTCGTCGCCAATGTGTATTCGAGCGTGCTGTCGGACGCCTCGCTGCGCTCCGACCGCATCCATGCCAATGCCGCAGGCTATGCCGAGGTTGCGCAGCAGCTGGCGAAACAGTTCAAGGCCGCGGGCTGGCGCTGA
- the rsmG gene encoding 16S rRNA (guanine(527)-N(7))-methyltransferase RsmG, translating to MSAPIETLREGAAALGLALSGPQAEQLLSYGTLMLKWNKVYNLTALRDPASVLTHHLLDSLAAVAPLQREWAGKGKLLDVGSGGGLPGVVIAIMRPDLEVSCLDAVAKKAAFVQQVAAELELPNLRGLHARVESLTGSYEVISSRAFASLPDFFSGSAHLLAPEGVWLAMKGKVPTEELAVLPAGVSVFHVEQLVVPGLDAERCIVWARKQTA from the coding sequence ATGAGTGCCCCCATCGAGACGCTGCGCGAGGGCGCGGCAGCCCTGGGCCTCGCCTTGTCCGGTCCCCAAGCGGAGCAGCTGCTGTCTTATGGCACGCTGATGCTCAAGTGGAACAAGGTCTACAACCTTACGGCACTGCGCGATCCTGCCAGCGTGCTCACGCACCATCTGCTCGACAGCCTTGCGGCGGTTGCGCCGCTGCAGCGCGAATGGGCAGGGAAGGGCAAGTTGCTGGACGTGGGATCGGGCGGGGGCTTGCCCGGCGTGGTGATTGCCATCATGCGGCCGGACCTCGAGGTCAGCTGCCTCGACGCGGTGGCCAAGAAAGCGGCATTCGTGCAGCAGGTGGCCGCCGAGCTTGAACTGCCCAACCTGCGTGGCCTGCATGCGCGCGTGGAGTCGCTGACTGGAAGCTATGAAGTGATCAGCTCGCGGGCCTTCGCTTCGCTGCCGGATTTTTTCAGCGGCTCGGCGCACCTGCTGGCACCCGAGGGCGTCTGGCTGGCCATGAAAGGCAAGGTGCCCACCGAAGAGCTTGCCGTGCTGCCTGCGGGTGTCTCGGTGTTTCACGTGGAACAATTGGTCGTTCCCGGGCTCGACGCCGAGCGCTGCATCGTCTGGGCGCGCAAACAAACAGCCTGA
- a CDS encoding cob(I)yrinic acid a,c-diamide adenosyltransferase — protein MGNRLSQIATRTGDDGTTGLGDNTRVPKDHLRVHAMGDVDELNSQIGVLLCEPMPEPVRELLVDVQHQLFNLGGELSMPGFTLLKSEALLQLDNALAEHNAALPRLAEFILPAGTRAASLAHVCRTVARRAERAVVALGATAELNDALRQYLNRLSDLLFVLARVLNRMNGGDDVYWKSERMARAAAEAVDAGHPDDKKGSPS, from the coding sequence ATGGGCAACCGACTTTCACAGATCGCCACCCGCACCGGCGACGACGGCACCACCGGTCTCGGCGACAACACGCGCGTACCCAAGGATCACCTGCGCGTGCACGCCATGGGCGACGTGGACGAGCTCAACTCCCAGATCGGCGTGCTGCTCTGCGAGCCCATGCCGGAGCCCGTGCGCGAGCTGCTCGTCGACGTCCAGCACCAGCTCTTCAACCTGGGCGGCGAGCTGTCGATGCCGGGTTTCACGCTGCTGAAGTCCGAGGCGCTGCTGCAGCTGGACAACGCGCTGGCCGAGCACAACGCAGCCTTGCCGCGCCTCGCTGAATTCATCCTGCCCGCGGGCACGCGCGCGGCCTCGCTGGCGCACGTGTGCCGCACGGTGGCGCGCCGTGCCGAGCGTGCGGTGGTGGCGCTCGGCGCCACGGCGGAACTCAACGATGCCTTGCGTCAATATCTCAACCGGCTCAGCGATCTGCTCTTCGTGCTGGCGCGCGTGCTCAACCGGATGAACGGCGGCGACGACGTCTACTGGAAGAGCGAACGCATGGCGCGCGCTGCCGCAGAAGCAGTGGACGCCGGCCATCCCGATGACAAGAAAGGAAGCCCCTCATGA
- a CDS encoding alpha/beta hydrolase, with product MTTTPRILLLPGWQNSGPGHWQTRWESLYADRRVEQHEWMRPLRGDWSARLEDEVLAAPGQVLFAAHSLGCILVAAWAAHSRNTHKVRGALLVAPGDLERDDLRQLIPGWAPIVRQALPFPTVLVAANDDPYCAAARSRQLAADWGARFVDNGRGGHLNAESGLGDWPEGRKLLNEISKDKH from the coding sequence ATGACGACGACCCCCCGCATCCTCTTGCTGCCGGGCTGGCAGAACAGTGGCCCCGGCCATTGGCAGACCCGGTGGGAATCGCTGTACGCCGACCGGCGCGTCGAGCAGCACGAGTGGATGCGCCCGTTGCGCGGCGACTGGTCGGCGCGGCTCGAAGACGAGGTGCTCGCCGCACCGGGCCAGGTCTTGTTTGCGGCGCACAGCCTGGGCTGCATCCTCGTGGCCGCCTGGGCCGCGCATTCGCGCAACACCCACAAGGTGCGCGGCGCGCTACTGGTCGCACCCGGCGACCTGGAACGCGACGACCTGCGCCAGCTCATCCCGGGCTGGGCGCCGATCGTGCGGCAAGCGCTGCCATTCCCCACGGTATTGGTCGCCGCCAACGACGATCCCTATTGCGCCGCCGCGCGCTCGCGCCAGCTGGCGGCCGACTGGGGCGCGCGCTTCGTCGACAACGGCCGGGGCGGCCATCTGAACGCCGAATCCGGCCTGGGCGACTGGCCTGAAGGCCGGAAACTATTGAACGAAATCTCGAAAGACAAGCACTGA
- a CDS encoding ParA family protein, which translates to MAKIFCIANQKGGVGKTTTTVNLAAGLAKVGQRVLMIDLDPQGNATMGSGIDKRQLELTVYDVLLESASVAEARVKADKLVEGGCGYDVLGANRELAGAEVEMVALDRREKRLRTALAAVGAEYDFVLIDCPPSLSLLTLNGLCAAHGVIVPMQCEYFALEGLTDLVNTIKQVHANLNKNLQIIGLLRVMFDPRITLQQQVSEQLKAHFGDKVFDTVIPRNVRLAEAPSYGLPGVVFDPAARGSQAFIAFAKELVEKLPPASAFASNAVAPPIAPVDPGAPSLAIPEDVLAPAAASDSTSEKSL; encoded by the coding sequence ATGGCCAAGATTTTCTGCATTGCCAACCAGAAGGGCGGCGTCGGCAAGACCACCACCACCGTGAACCTTGCCGCCGGCCTGGCCAAGGTCGGCCAGCGAGTGCTGATGATCGACCTCGATCCCCAGGGCAATGCGACCATGGGTTCCGGCATCGACAAGCGCCAGCTCGAACTCACGGTCTACGACGTGCTGCTCGAGTCGGCCTCCGTGGCCGAGGCGAGGGTCAAGGCCGACAAGCTGGTGGAGGGCGGTTGCGGCTACGACGTGCTCGGCGCCAACCGCGAACTGGCCGGCGCCGAAGTCGAGATGGTGGCGCTGGACCGCCGCGAAAAGCGCCTGCGCACGGCGCTGGCGGCAGTGGGCGCCGAGTACGACTTCGTGCTGATCGATTGCCCGCCGAGCCTGAGCCTGCTCACCCTCAACGGCCTGTGCGCGGCGCATGGCGTGATCGTGCCCATGCAGTGCGAATACTTCGCGCTGGAGGGGCTCACCGACCTGGTCAACACCATCAAGCAGGTGCACGCCAACCTGAACAAGAACCTGCAGATCATCGGCCTCCTGCGCGTGATGTTCGATCCGCGCATCACGCTGCAGCAGCAGGTGAGCGAACAACTCAAGGCTCACTTCGGCGACAAGGTGTTCGACACGGTCATCCCGCGCAACGTGCGGCTCGCCGAGGCGCCGAGCTACGGCCTGCCGGGCGTGGTGTTCGACCCGGCTGCGCGCGGCAGCCAGGCCTTCATTGCCTTTGCCAAGGAGCTGGTCGAGAAGCTGCCGCCCGCCAGCGCCTTTGCGTCGAATGCGGTGGCGCCGCCGATCGCACCGGTCGATCCCGGCGCGCCCAGCCTGGCGATTCCGGAAGACGTGCTCGCCCCTGCGGCCGCATCCGATTCCACCAGCGAAAAAAGCCTTTGA